The Halobacterium hubeiense genome contains the following window.
TCCAGCTAACATGACCGACGACTCCCCCGGCGGCGAACCCGCCACCCTGACCGCCCGGCTGTCGGTCCCCGACATGGACTGCCCCTCCTGCGCCGGCAAAGTCGAGCACGCCCTCGAAGGCGTCGCCGGCGTCCAGTCCTTCGACACACAGCCGACGACCGGCCGCGTCGTCGTCACCTACGACCCCGGCGAGGCCGACGAAGCCGAACTGGTCGCGGCCGTCGAGGCCGCTGGCTACGAGGTCACCGGCCGGTCCGGCGAGAGCGAGGGCGAGCGCACCGAGGCCGCCGAACCGGATTCGGTGTGGACGAGTCCGCGCGCGCTGAAGACGTGGGCCAGCGGCGTCCTCGTCGCCGCGGGCTTCCTCCTGGAGTTCCTGCTCCCCGGCTCGAACGCCGCGGTCGCGGAACTGCTGGGCAGCGACGTGTTGCTCTCGGACGCCGCGTTCCTCGGGGGCATCCTCATCGCGGGCCAGCCCATCGTCCGCGGCGGCTACTACTCGCTGAAGAGCCTGAATCTGGACATCGACCTGCTGATGTCCGTCGCCATCCTCGGCGCCGTCGCCGCCAGCGTCGCGTTCGGCGAGCGCCTCTACTTCGAGGCGGCGACGCTCGCGGTCCTGTTCAGCGTCTCCGAACTCTTAGAGTCGTACTCGATGGACCGCGCGCGCAGCTCCCTCGAAGAGCTGATGGAGCTCTCTCCGGACGAAGCGACAGTCCTGCGTGACGGCGAGGAGGTCACGATTCCCGTCGAGGACGTTCGCGTCGGCGACCGCGTGGTCGTCCGGCCCGGCGAGAAGATTCCGATGGACGGCGTGGTCGTGGACGGCGAGAGCGCCGTCAATCAGGCCCCGATTACGGGCGAGAGCGTCCCCGTGGACAAGACCGACGGCGACGACGTGTACGCGGGCACCATCAACGAGGCGGGCTACCTCGAAGTGCAGGTCACGGCGGAGGCCACGGAGAACACGCTCTCGCGCATCGTCGAGATGGTCGAGGACGCGCAGGCCAACCAGACCGAGCGCGAGCAGTTCGTCGAGCGCTTCGCCGCCTACTACACGCCCGCCGTCGTCGGCGCCGGCATCCTCGTCGGCGTCGTCCCGCCGCTGCTGTTCGGCGCGTCGTGGCCGACGTGGATTCTCCGCGGGCTCACGCTGTTCGTGCTCGCCTGTCCCTGTGCGTTCGTCATCTCCACGCCCGTCTCGGTGGTCTCGGGCGTCACGAGCGCCGCGAAGAACGGCGTACTCGTGAAGGGCGGCAACCACCTCGAAGCGATGGGCGCCGTCGAAGCCGTCGCGTTCGACAAGACGGGGACGCTCACGAAGGGCGAACTCACCGTCACCGACGTCGTGCCGCTCGGCGACAACACCGACGAGGACGTGCTCCGGTGCGCGCGCGGCCTCGAATCCCGTAGTGAACACCCCATCGGCGACGCCATCGTCGAGCACGCCGACGACCGCGGCATCGAGGGCCGCGCGGTCTCGGAGTTCGAGAGCGTCACCGGGAAGGGCGTGCGCGCGGACCTCGACGGCACCACCCACTACGCGGGCAAACCCGGCTACTTCGCGGACCTCGGGTTCGACCTCTCGCACGTCCACGCCGCCACCGACGGCGGCGTGGTCACGCAGAAGACCCGCGACCTCTGCGAGCGCAACGGCTGCGTGGACCTCCTCGAAGACCTCGTCCCCGAACTCCAGAGCGAGGGGAAGACGGTCGTCCTCGTCGGCACCGACGACGAACTGGAGGGCGTCATCGCGGTCGCCGACGAGGTCCGCCCCGAGGCGAAGGCCGCCGTCCAGCGCCTCCGCGACCTCGGCGTCGAGCACACCGTGATGCTCACCGGGGACAACGAGCGGACTGCCGGCGCCATCGCCGAGCAGGTCGGCGTGGACGACTTCCGCGCGGAACTGCTCCCCGAGCAGAAGGTCGCGGCCGTCGAGGACCTCACCGACGAGTACGAGGCGGTCGCGATGGTCGGCGACGGCGTCAACGACGCGCCCGCGCTCGCCACCGCCACCGTCGGCGTCGCGATGGGCGCGGCGGGCACGGACACCGCCCTCGAAACCGCGGACATCGCGCTGATGGGCGACGACCTCACGCGGCTCCCGTACCTCTACGACCTCTCGGGCCGCACGAACGGCGTCATCCGGCAGAACGTCTGGTCGAGTCTCGCCGCGAAAGCAGTTCTCGCGGCGGGCGTCCCGCTCGGCTTCGTCCCCATCTGGGTCGCCGTGCTCGTCGGCGACGCCGGGATGACCACCGCCGTCACGGGGAACGCGATGCGGCTCTCGCGCGTGAAACCCGAACTCGACGCGGACGGAAGCGAGTAGCTCCCTCGCGTCTTCGCCGTCTCCGACGGGGTACTGGAGGTGCTGACAGAAAAGTAGCGGCCGCGCTACCTACGCCGTCTCGTCGGTGTCCGGTTCGGAGATTCGGAGCGTGGCGATTCGCGACCCCTCGACGCTCGTCACCTCGAACTCGTAGCCGTCCACTGCGACGCTGTCGCCGACTTCCGGGCCTCGGTCGAGCCGGTCGAGGACCAATCCGGCGACCGTCTCGACGGCCGCGTGTTCGAACTCCGCGCCGAGCACGTCGTTGGCGTCGGCCAGCGAGACGCCGCCGTCGACGTCGTAGCTGCCGTCCTCGCGGCGCCGAATCGACGGCTCGCGGTCGTCGACGTCGAACCCGTCGCGGAGGTCGCCGACGACGGCTTCGACGACGTCCTCGACGGTCGCGATTCCCTCGAAGGCGCCCCACTCGTCGATGACCGCGGCCATCTGCTGGTGCTCCGAGCGGAACTGCACCAGCAGGTCGTTGATGGTCGTGGTTTCGGGTACCACGAGGACGTCGCGCGCGATGTCGCCGGCCGTCGTCCCGTCGTCGCGCTCGCTCGCTCGGAGGACGTCCTTGACGTCCACGAAGCCGACTACTTGGGTGGGGTCGTCGGCCTCGACGACGGGGTAGCGGGTGTGCCCCGCCTCGAAGACCGTCTCGCGGAGGTCCGACAGCGTGGCGTCCGCGGGCACGCTCACCACGTCCGGCTGCGGGACCATAACCTCGCGGACGGCGGTGTCGTCGAGCTCGAAGACGCGCTCTATCATCGCGACTTCCGCGACGTCAACGTCGCCCTCTTCGCCGGACTGCGCCAGCACTCGCCGGATTTCGCGCTCACCGAGCGTCTCGTCGGACTCGGAGGCCGGCGGGACGCCGAGCATGTGGGTGAACCGGTTCGCCGCGCCGTTGAAGACGACGATGCCCGGGTAGAAGAGGTAGTAGAAGAACTTCATCGGCGGCGCGAGGTACAGCGAGAACCGCTCGGTCTGCGCGATGGCGAACGTCTTCGGCGCGAGTTCCCCGAAGACGACGTGCAGGAACGTGATGACCGAGAAGCCGATTGCCACCGCGACGAGGTGGACGAGCGTCGCCGGGAGCAGCGACCCCAGAACTGGCTCGATGAGCGCCGCGACGGCGGGTTCGCCGGCCCACCCCAGCCCGAGCGAGGCGAGCGTGATTCCGAGTTGCGTGACGGCGAGGTAGTTGTCGAGGTCCGTCATCACGTCCTGGAGTGCGCCGGCACCGGCACGCCCTTCCTCGGCGAGTTGCTCGACTGACGTCGCGCGGACCCGCACGAAGGCGAACTCCGCGGCGACGAAGAACCCGTTCAACACCACGAGGAACAGCGCGAAGAGGAACTTCGCGACGGAGATACCGAACTCCGCCATCAGTATCCCCCGCTCCGCGAGTCAGTCTCTCGACAGAAAGCCATACCAGGCCGTCCGCCCGGCAGTCACAAAAAAGGCCGTGCTGGCCGTTAGTCGTCGGCGGGCGCGTCCGGGTCCGCGCCGCCGTCCGCGAGCGTCACGTCGACGGCGGCGGCCTTGTACTCGGGAATCTTCGCGCGCTCGTCGAGCACGTCGTTCGTCAGCACGTTCGCGGAGGCGTCCGCGAAGTGCGGCGTCGTCCACACCACGCCCTCCTTGATAGCCTCCGTGACGTTCGCGCGGAGCGTGATTTCGCCGCGCCGCGACCGGAGCGTCACGCTGTCGCCGTCCGCGACGCCGAAGCGCTCGGCGTCCTCGGGGTGGACGTCCACGAAGTTCTCGGGGTGCTGGCGGGAGAGCGTCGCCGAGCGCCGACTCATCGTCCCCGTGTTGTAGTGCTCTTCGAGGCGCGCGGTCGTCAGAATCAGGGGGTACTCGTCGTCGGGCGTCTCTCTGGGCGGCTGGTGGCGCACGCCCTCGATTTGCCCGCGGCCGCTCGGCGTGTCGAAGGAGTCCGCGTAGAGGAACTGGTCGCCCTCGTCGCCGGGTTCGTAGCACGGCCAGTGCAGGCCCTCCTCGCCGAGCGCGTCGTAGGTCATCCCGTGGTAGATGGGACAGACCTCGCGCAGTTCCTCGAACACTTCCTCGGGGCCGTCGAAGTCGAAGCCGGCGTCCTCGCCGAACAGCCGCGTGCCGACCTCCGTGAGAATGTCGAGGTCGTGGCGGGTGTCCTCGTGGACCTTCTCGACGCCGCGCATCCGCTGGACGCGGCGGTCCGTGTTCGTGACGGTGCCGCCGCGCTCGGCCCACGTCGTCGCCGGGAGCACGACGTCCGCGTACTCGACGGTCTCCGTCGGGAAGATGTCCTGCACGACGACGAACTCCGTCTCGTCGAGGAGGTCGGCCACGCGGTCGGCGTTGGGCTCGCTCATCACGGGGTTCTCGCCCATGACGTAGAGGCCGTGGACGGTGTCGCCGACGCTGTGCGTGATTTCGACGTTCGTGAGGCCGGGCTCGCTGGGAATCTCGAACCCCCAGACGTCCTCGACGGCCTCGCGGGCCTCGTCGTCGTCCACGGGCTGGTAGCCCGGCAGGACGTTCGGCATCGCGCCGACGTCGCTGGCGCCCTGCACGTTGTTCTGCCCGCGGAGCGGGTTCACGCCCGTGCCGGGCCGCCCGAGGTTCCCGGTGGCGAGCGCGAGGTTGATCTCGTTCTGGACGTTGTCCACGCCGCAGGCGTGCTGGCTCATCCCCATCCCGGTGAAGATGGCGGCGTTGTCCGCCGTCGCGTACGCCTCGGCCGCGCGCTCGATGTCTTCGAGGGGGACGCCGCACTCCTCGGCGGCGGCCTCCTTGTCGAAGTCCGCTAAGGTCTCCCGGAGGTCTTCGATGCCCTCCGTGCGCTCGGCGACGAACTCCTCGTCCACCCAGCCGTTGTCCAGCACCGTCTTCAGGACGGCGTTCAGCAGCGGGATGTCCGTCCCCGGCTCCAGCTGGAGGTGCATGTGCCGGTCCGACTCCTCGATTTCGAACGACTCCGTGGTCTTGTTCGCGTGCGGGTCCACCTGAATCACGGTCGCGCCGTCCAGCACCGCCTGCCGGAAGTACTGGCTGTTCGCGATGGGGTGCTGTTCACCGGGATTGGCGCCCTGAATCCAGAAGACGTCGGCCTCGTCGCGGAGGTCGGCCATGCTGTTGGTCATCGCGCCCGCGCCGAGGCTCTCGCGGAGCGCGTACACCGTCGAGGCGTGGCACATCCTCGTGCAGTTGTCCACGTTGTTCGTGCCGAACCGCCGCGCGAGCTTCTGGAGGAGGTAGTTCTCCTCGTTCATCGTCTTCGAGGACGCGTAGAACCCCATCCCGTCCGGGCCGTGCTCGTCCCGAATGTCCTCCATTTCGGCGACCACGCGCGAGAGGGCTTCGTCCCACGACGCCGGGCGGAGGTCGCCGTCCTCCCGAATCATGGGTTCGGTCAGCCGGTCCTCGTGGTCGACGACTTCCGTGGCCGCGCCGCCCTTGATGCAGACGCGCCCCTCGTTGACCGGCGCCTCGCCCCACGGCGCGAACGACACGTCCCCCGGCTCGTCGCCCTGCCGGACGCTGATGCCACAGCCCACGCCGCAGTACGGGCAGATGGTCTTCGTGGATTCGTCAGTCGACACGGCACATCGCCCCCGAGAGTGCTCCCGTCATGTGCGAATATCTAGCAAGCGCGGACAAGAATCTTTCCGCGATGCCGAGCGGACGGGAACCGCTCAGGCCCGCGGCGCCTCCAGGAAGTCGAGGTCGACGGCGTCCACGGAGACGAACTCCGCGACGAACTCGGTGGCGGGCTCGTGGTAGACCTCCGCGGGCGGCCCGACCTGTTCGAGCGCGCCGCCGTTCATCACCGCGATGCGGTCGCACATTGCCATCGCCTCCGCCTGGTCGTGGGTGACGTAGAGGGCGGTGACGTCGAGGCGGTCCAGCAGGTCGCGCAACTCCGAGCGCAGCCGGGTCTTGAGCTTCGCGTCGAGGCCGGTCATCGGCTCGTCCAGCAGCAGAATCTCGGGTTCGATGGCGAGCGCGCGAGCGACGCCGACGCGCTGCTGTTGGCCGCCCGACAGCGACGCCGGGTCGCGGTCCCGCAGCTCCGCGATGTCCAGCAGTTCCAGCAGCTCGTCGACGCGGCGCTGTCGCTCTTCCTGCTCGACGCCGTGCATCCGCGGGCCGAACGCGACGTTCTCCGCGACGGTCATGTGCTCGAACAGCGCGTACGACTGGAACACCAGCCCGACGTTGCGGTTCTCCGGCGGGACGTGGGTGACCTCGCCGTCGTCGAAGTAGACGCCGCCCGCGTCGGGCGTCTCGAAGCCCGCGACCGTGCGCAGCGTCGTGGTCTTCCCACAGCCCGAGGGGCCGACGACGCCGAGCGTCTCGCCGTCCGGTACCGCCGCGGAGACGTCGTCTATCGCGGTCGTGTCGCCGTACGCCTTCGTCACCGAGTCGAGTGTTACACGTGCCATTGTCAGTCGCCTCCGATAGCGTCGAAACCGCGGTTCCCGAGCCGCTGGAGCGCCACGGTGACCGCGACGACGATGCAGAAGAACAGCGACACGGCGGCCGCGGCCTTCGGGAACGCGCTGTTCGAGATGTGGCGCTGGAGGAACAGCGCCAGCGGCTGGGTGCCTTTCGCGTAGACGATGTACGAGAAGTTGAACTCCGCGGCCGCCAGCGTCCAGCAGACGATGGCGCCCGCGAGGATGCCCGAGCGCGCCTGCGGCACGACGACCGTGAGGAACGTCCGCGGCCACGACGCGCCAAGCGACCGCGCGCTCTCCTCGATGCGCCGCAGGTCCATCGACTCGAACTCGCTGCGCACCGCCATCACCATGAACGGCGCCTTCAACAGCGAGTAGCCGACGACGAGGCCGAAGCTCGTCGCCGAGAGATCCGGGTACGCGCGCAGGAACGCGACGCCGAGGACGACCCCCGGAACGAGCGGCAGCACGGAGAAGGCGTCCACCCACTCCTTGCCGCGGAAGTCGTAGCGCGCGACGGCGTACGCGATGGGGACGCCGACGACGAGGTTGATTGCGACGCCGCCGAGCGCGAGCGCGACGCTGAACGCCAGCTCCGCGGGCACCTGAATGCCGAGCCCGTTCGGCAGCGCGACCAGCGTCGTCCACCCCATGCTGCGCTGGGAGCCGATGGTGTCCGCGAGCCCCAGCACCACCCGCCAGTTGTCCAGCGTGCCCAGTCCCTCGGGGACGACGCCGGTCATCCGCGTGGCGAACGACCCGACGAACGTGTACGCGACCGGGAGGATGAGGAACGCCAGCGTCGCCACCAGCACGGCGACGACGGCCGCGCGGCCGAACCGCCGGGAGGGCGCGACCCGGCGCTCGGCGGGCGCGTCGGCGCTCACAGCCCCACCTCCGCTTCGGTGTACCGGAGCGCGAGCGCGGTGAACGCGAACGCGAACACGAAGTACGCCATCGCCATCGCGCCGGCGACCCGGAGGTTGAAGCCGGGGCCCAGCTCGCGGGAAATCTGGAGCGTCCAGACGACGAGGCTCTGAATCACGAGCAGCGTCCCGAAGATGGCCAGCGCGGTGCGGAACGTGAGCACGAGCGCGCCCGTGATGGCGGGCCGAATCGCGGGGAAGGTGACGTACCGGAACGTCTGGAACGGGGTCGCGCCGAGGCTCTGGGCGGCCTCCGCGGGGCGGTCGTCGACCTCCGCGTACGCGCCCCGGAGGATGAGCGTCGCGCGGGGAATCATCGAGTAGAGGTACGCGAGGAACAGCCCGCTGGTGGTCGTGCCGAACGCGAGGTCCAGCGGGCTGGCCGCCGAGAACGCCGCGACGACGCTCGTGGCGAGCCCGGAGTTCCCGACGAGCACGAGCACCATGAACGCCGCGACGATGCCCGGGAGGCTGATGGGGAACGACACCAGCGTCACGAGCAGGTCGCTGGCGGGCAGGTCGTAGCTTTCGAGGGCGTGCGCGATGGGGACGGCGAGTCCCACGGCGGTCACCGTCGTCGCGGCGGCGAACCACAGCGTGTTGACCGCGACGCCGCGGTAGTAGGGGTCCGTCAGCAGCGTCTCGTAGGCCGCGAGCGTGAACCCGACCGAGTCGTAGGTCTGCGTGGAGACGCTGATGCGCGCGACCTCCGCGAGCGGGTAGACGCCCGCGACGACCGCGAGCGCGGCGAACGGCAGGCACAGCGCGATGACGCGGCGGCGCTCGCGGTCGCGCTCCGTGACCGGCGCGAGCAGCCAGCCCGGGACGGTCACGCTGTCGGCGAGCCGACCCGCGACGGACATCAGAGACCCGCGCCCCGCGTTATCTCCTGGATGATGGACTCCTGCTGGTCGACGAGCGCGCCGTAGTCCACCTGGAACTCCGTGCGGTCGTACTCGGCGCTGTCGATGAACTCGTCGGGGAGTTCGAGCTCGTCGGCGCGAATCGGGCGGACGTACGCGTCGAGGAACTGCTGTTGGCCCTCCAGCGAGAGCACGTAGTCCATGAACAGCTTCGCGGCCTCGGGGTTGGGCGCATCTTCGAGGAGCGCGTAGCCGTAGGGCATGTTGAGCGCGCCCTGATTGCCGTTCTCGCCGCCGAGCAGCGCGACGCCGACGTTCTCCTCGGCGACCTCCTCGTTGTTGTACTTGAGGTCCAGCCCGGAGTAGTCGTAGCGCACGAACGTCGCGTACTCGCCGCGGGAGAACTGCGCGAGGAAGTTGTCCGTGAACTCCGCGCCGCCGTCCAGAATCTCCCCGTAGTAGTCGATGACGGGCTGGAGGTCGTCCATGCTGCCGCCGCGGGCGTTGTTGATGGACAGCGCCGCGGCGAGCCCGACGGCGGCCTGCGGCGTCTGGAGCGCGAGGTCCTGCGTGATGTCGGGGTGGAGGAGGTCCTCCCACGTCTCGGGCTCGTCGAGGCCGCGCTCCTCGTAGATGTCCTTGCGGTAGGTGACGGCGGTGGTGACGCGCCGGGTGGCGGTGACGTGGTGGTCGTCGGTCTTCAGGGCGTCGGGCACCTCCTCCCAGCCCTGCGGCTTGTACGCCTGCGTGAAGCCGTCGTTGCGGGCGACGATGCCGTACGTGTACCCGCCGTTGTACCCCGAGTGGGTCATGTTGTTCTCGTGGGAGCGCATGTGCGTCAGCGCCTCCCCGGAGGAGCGGTCGTCGTCGTTGACCGCGACGCCGTACTCGCCCTCGAAGGACTCCATGACCGACGGCCAGTTCATCCAGCCGGACTGCACGCAGTAGAAGTAGAGCGTCTCGGGGAACGCCGACGCCTCGACGGTCGTCTCGTACTCCCCGGTGCCGACGGTGTAGGTGTCCGAGCCGCCACCGCCGGACGCGTCGTTGCTGGCGTTCTCGGTGACGCAGCCGGCGAGGCCGGCGGCCGCGAGCGCGCCCAGCGAGCGAACCACGTTGCGACGTGTGTCGGGCATCGTCTGGGCGAACTCCGACGCCCCTCAAACGCGTTTATAATAGGCTTGTTGACGTATCCGGGCGGCTCGTCGCCCGGCGTGTGCCAAAAAGTGACGAACGTAGGGTCGTTACCGGACCTTCTCGGCGAACTCCTCGCGGACCTTCGCGACCTTCGGCGCGACGTTCACCGAGCAGTACGCCTGATTCGGGTGTTTCTCGAAGTAGTTCTGGTGCTTGTCCTCCGCGCGGTAGAACGTCTCAAGCGGTTCGATTTCGGTGACGATGTCGTCCTCGTAGGCGTCCGCGGCTTCCAGCTCCTCGACGAACGCCTCCGCGAGGTCGCGCTGGTCGCCGTCGTGGTAGAGGACGATAGAGCGGTACTGCTCGCCGACGTCCGGGCCCTGCCGGTTCAGCGTCGTCGGGTCGTGGACCTTGAAGAACACTTCGAGGAGGTCCTCGTAGGCGAGCTCGTCCGTGTCGTACTCGACCTGCACGACCTCCGCGTGGCCGGTCGTGCCGTTGCAGACCTCGCGGTACGAGGGGTCTTCGACGTGGCCGCCGGCGTACCCCGAGGTGACGTCCTCGACGCCGGCGAGCTGTTCGAACGCCGCTTCCACGCACCAGAAACACCCGCCGCCGAACGTCGCAGTCTCGGTCATGCGCGAACGTTGGTGGGCCCGGCAGTTAACAGACCCGACACCGGCGTCAGAGCGCGAACACGAGCGCGGCCGTGACGACCGCCGCCAACAGTACGCTCGCGGCCGTGATTTTCGCGGCGTACAGTCTGTCGGCGCGGCGGTTCGCGGCGTCCGGGACGTCCCCGCGGTCGTCCCCGAAGGCGTACTGTCCGACCATCGCCAGCCGCACGCAGAACGACTCGTGGGACTGGAACGCCCACTCGAAGCCGACCGCCAGCGGGATGAACACGACGAGCAACAGCGGCTCCGGGAGGCCGCCGGCGAGGTACGCGGCGACCACCGCGGCAGCCGTGAGGAACGCCAGCGCGGCGATGCGAGCGCGCCGCTGGCGCTGCTCGCTGCCGATGTTACACTGGCCGGGACGGTAGTCAGTCACGCTCTCACTTCGCGCGGACGGGGGGAGAAGGTTGCGCCTCTCGCGACGCCTGCTGGTAGTTACGCCGACGCGTCGTAGCCGGCGTCCTCGACCGCGGCGACGAGGGCGTCGGCGTCCGCGTCGCCCTCGACGTCGGCGGCGTCGCGTTCGCGGTCCGCGCTCGCGGACTCGACGCCCGCGACGCCTTCGAGCGCGTCTTCGACGGTCGATTCGCAGCCGCCACAGCTCATCCCTTCGACGGTGATGGTTCGGGACATACGCGTCCGTAGGTCCCGCCGTCCTAATGCAGTTTCGCCTCACGACGTTCGGCCAGCCGCCCGCTCGGAGTTTGGATTCGAGCGTCGAACGCCGCAATCGCTTTGTGTTCGTGACCCCGACTCTCGGGCATGTCCGACCTCGACGAGACCGACCGCCGCATCCTCGAACTGCTCGCGGCGGACGCGCGCCGCCCGTACAGCGACATCGCCGACGACGTGGGGCTGTCCGCACCCGCCGTCTCCGACCGCGTGGCGAACCTCCGCGACAGCGGCGTCATCGAGCGGTTCACCGTGGACATCGACCGCTCGCGGCTCCGCGAGGGCGCCAACGTCCTCGTGGAGCTGTCGGTCCCGCCGGGCGACGTCGACGCCGTCCGCGAGGCCGTCGGCGGCGCGGACGCCGTCGAACACGTCTTCGTCA
Protein-coding sequences here:
- a CDS encoding ABC transporter permease, coding for MSVAGRLADSVTVPGWLLAPVTERDRERRRVIALCLPFAALAVVAGVYPLAEVARISVSTQTYDSVGFTLAAYETLLTDPYYRGVAVNTLWFAAATTVTAVGLAVPIAHALESYDLPASDLLVTLVSFPISLPGIVAAFMVLVLVGNSGLATSVVAAFSAASPLDLAFGTTTSGLFLAYLYSMIPRATLILRGAYAEVDDRPAEAAQSLGATPFQTFRYVTFPAIRPAITGALVLTFRTALAIFGTLLVIQSLVVWTLQISRELGPGFNLRVAGAMAMAYFVFAFAFTALALRYTEAEVGL
- a CDS encoding hemolysin family protein, with the translated sequence MAEFGISVAKFLFALFLVVLNGFFVAAEFAFVRVRATSVEQLAEEGRAGAGALQDVMTDLDNYLAVTQLGITLASLGLGWAGEPAVAALIEPVLGSLLPATLVHLVAVAIGFSVITFLHVVFGELAPKTFAIAQTERFSLYLAPPMKFFYYLFYPGIVVFNGAANRFTHMLGVPPASESDETLGEREIRRVLAQSGEEGDVDVAEVAMIERVFELDDTAVREVMVPQPDVVSVPADATLSDLRETVFEAGHTRYPVVEADDPTQVVGFVDVKDVLRASERDDGTTAGDIARDVLVVPETTTINDLLVQFRSEHQQMAAVIDEWGAFEGIATVEDVVEAVVGDLRDGFDVDDREPSIRRREDGSYDVDGGVSLADANDVLGAEFEHAAVETVAGLVLDRLDRGPEVGDSVAVDGYEFEVTSVEGSRIATLRISEPDTDETA
- a CDS encoding ABC transporter ATP-binding protein → MARVTLDSVTKAYGDTTAIDDVSAAVPDGETLGVVGPSGCGKTTTLRTVAGFETPDAGGVYFDDGEVTHVPPENRNVGLVFQSYALFEHMTVAENVAFGPRMHGVEQEERQRRVDELLELLDIAELRDRDPASLSGGQQQRVGVARALAIEPEILLLDEPMTGLDAKLKTRLRSELRDLLDRLDVTALYVTHDQAEAMAMCDRIAVMNGGALEQVGPPAEVYHEPATEFVAEFVSVDAVDLDFLEAPRA
- a CDS encoding heavy metal translocating P-type ATPase; its protein translation is MTDDSPGGEPATLTARLSVPDMDCPSCAGKVEHALEGVAGVQSFDTQPTTGRVVVTYDPGEADEAELVAAVEAAGYEVTGRSGESEGERTEAAEPDSVWTSPRALKTWASGVLVAAGFLLEFLLPGSNAAVAELLGSDVLLSDAAFLGGILIAGQPIVRGGYYSLKSLNLDIDLLMSVAILGAVAASVAFGERLYFEAATLAVLFSVSELLESYSMDRARSSLEELMELSPDEATVLRDGEEVTIPVEDVRVGDRVVVRPGEKIPMDGVVVDGESAVNQAPITGESVPVDKTDGDDVYAGTINEAGYLEVQVTAEATENTLSRIVEMVEDAQANQTEREQFVERFAAYYTPAVVGAGILVGVVPPLLFGASWPTWILRGLTLFVLACPCAFVISTPVSVVSGVTSAAKNGVLVKGGNHLEAMGAVEAVAFDKTGTLTKGELTVTDVVPLGDNTDEDVLRCARGLESRSEHPIGDAIVEHADDRGIEGRAVSEFESVTGKGVRADLDGTTHYAGKPGYFADLGFDLSHVHAATDGGVVTQKTRDLCERNGCVDLLEDLVPELQSEGKTVVLVGTDDELEGVIAVADEVRPEAKAAVQRLRDLGVEHTVMLTGDNERTAGAIAEQVGVDDFRAELLPEQKVAAVEDLTDEYEAVAMVGDGVNDAPALATATVGVAMGAAGTDTALETADIALMGDDLTRLPYLYDLSGRTNGVIRQNVWSSLAAKAVLAAGVPLGFVPIWVAVLVGDAGMTTAVTGNAMRLSRVKPELDADGSE
- the fdhF gene encoding formate dehydrogenase subunit alpha — protein: MSTDESTKTICPYCGVGCGISVRQGDEPGDVSFAPWGEAPVNEGRVCIKGGAATEVVDHEDRLTEPMIREDGDLRPASWDEALSRVVAEMEDIRDEHGPDGMGFYASSKTMNEENYLLQKLARRFGTNNVDNCTRMCHASTVYALRESLGAGAMTNSMADLRDEADVFWIQGANPGEQHPIANSQYFRQAVLDGATVIQVDPHANKTTESFEIEESDRHMHLQLEPGTDIPLLNAVLKTVLDNGWVDEEFVAERTEGIEDLRETLADFDKEAAAEECGVPLEDIERAAEAYATADNAAIFTGMGMSQHACGVDNVQNEINLALATGNLGRPGTGVNPLRGQNNVQGASDVGAMPNVLPGYQPVDDDEAREAVEDVWGFEIPSEPGLTNVEITHSVGDTVHGLYVMGENPVMSEPNADRVADLLDETEFVVVQDIFPTETVEYADVVLPATTWAERGGTVTNTDRRVQRMRGVEKVHEDTRHDLDILTEVGTRLFGEDAGFDFDGPEEVFEELREVCPIYHGMTYDALGEEGLHWPCYEPGDEGDQFLYADSFDTPSGRGQIEGVRHQPPRETPDDEYPLILTTARLEEHYNTGTMSRRSATLSRQHPENFVDVHPEDAERFGVADGDSVTLRSRRGEITLRANVTEAIKEGVVWTTPHFADASANVLTNDVLDERAKIPEYKAAAVDVTLADGGADPDAPADD
- a CDS encoding extracellular solute-binding protein, with translation MPDTRRNVVRSLGALAAAGLAGCVTENASNDASGGGGSDTYTVGTGEYETTVEASAFPETLYFYCVQSGWMNWPSVMESFEGEYGVAVNDDDRSSGEALTHMRSHENNMTHSGYNGGYTYGIVARNDGFTQAYKPQGWEEVPDALKTDDHHVTATRRVTTAVTYRKDIYEERGLDEPETWEDLLHPDITQDLALQTPQAAVGLAAALSINNARGGSMDDLQPVIDYYGEILDGGAEFTDNFLAQFSRGEYATFVRYDYSGLDLKYNNEEVAEENVGVALLGGENGNQGALNMPYGYALLEDAPNPEAAKLFMDYVLSLEGQQQFLDAYVRPIRADELELPDEFIDSAEYDRTEFQVDYGALVDQQESIIQEITRGAGL
- a CDS encoding ABC transporter permease translates to MLVATLAFLILPVAYTFVGSFATRMTGVVPEGLGTLDNWRVVLGLADTIGSQRSMGWTTLVALPNGLGIQVPAELAFSVALALGGVAINLVVGVPIAYAVARYDFRGKEWVDAFSVLPLVPGVVLGVAFLRAYPDLSATSFGLVVGYSLLKAPFMVMAVRSEFESMDLRRIEESARSLGASWPRTFLTVVVPQARSGILAGAIVCWTLAAAEFNFSYIVYAKGTQPLALFLQRHISNSAFPKAAAAVSLFFCIVVAVTVALQRLGNRGFDAIGGD
- the msrA gene encoding peptide-methionine (S)-S-oxide reductase MsrA, which codes for MTETATFGGGCFWCVEAAFEQLAGVEDVTSGYAGGHVEDPSYREVCNGTTGHAEVVQVEYDTDELAYEDLLEVFFKVHDPTTLNRQGPDVGEQYRSIVLYHDGDQRDLAEAFVEELEAADAYEDDIVTEIEPLETFYRAEDKHQNYFEKHPNQAYCSVNVAPKVAKVREEFAEKVR
- a CDS encoding heavy-metal-associated domain-containing protein, producing the protein MSRTITVEGMSCGGCESTVEDALEGVAGVESASADRERDAADVEGDADADALVAAVEDAGYDASA